The window GACTGGCCTCACAGTGTCTGTTTCTCAGCCAGCACCATGCCGACAGGAGCTTGAGAAACGGTCTCTGAAAAAGAGGCGTATATCAAACGCAGGAATGCTTTCTGAGTAAAGTCCGAGACATATGCGGAGCTCAGGGAAGACCAGGATCCCCCATGTGAGCTGCATTCCAGATTCAAAGCAAAGCGTGTGTGAGCATGGTGTGGGCTCAGGACACATACAAAGGTAAATCTAAATGTTTATTAGTCACTACAAAGCAGAAATTACATTTAGGACAGCTCACTTCCCAGCTAGCCTTCTCACATCTTTTGGTCTCTATATTTACGGGGTTCACAGTATACATAGAGTGACTTGATCAAAACCAAATTGAGTGCACATTTCTGATAAACGCACAGACGTAGAACATGGCAGTATATTTCATGCTATCTCAAAAAACCGAGCTGGAAGGACATTAGAATTGATCTAGGTTGCATGAAAGTTAATATCAGTTTCAGCTGTGCACAGGCTGATCCTGAAGAAATGATTTGTGGGATGAAAAGCAGactatgctcaaaacacatctatTAGATAGATGGGGTGcacttgattttttattttttattttttttggctgtAAGTTGTTAGTTTTTCCTTGCCAACTTTCTCAGCTGACAGGTTAGACAGCACTGGTGGAGGAAAACTGAAGGGTTTCTCATAAGCATAAGGCTCATAACAGGCTCCTTTCACATCCACTTCTGCTAAAAGACTATAGGGaaccatgggatttttaaagcAAATGTCATATAGTTCATGAATTTTGCCTTCGAGAAGATTGTAAGTTTGTATTCTATGTGGACATGGTGTAGATGTCTGGGATTTTGGCAGGGATGGCTGGTACTGATAAGGGAGATAGTGTTTTCTCAGCTTTGGAGGGTATCCTGGGGCTGGAATTTGAGGGTCAGGACTTTAGGATGCTTGTCCTACAGCAACACCCTCAGCTTGGCCTGCAGCTTCTGCAAGAGAGCTGCCTTCAATCTGTATGTTTTCCTTTTCCTCCTCTTCCTTGTCTTCTTCTTGTAAAGCATTGTGGCAGACTTCAATCTTGGAGGTGTCCTGGGGCAGGGTTGCAGAAAGAGCGTACTCCTCGCTTACATCTTCTGTGATTGACAGCTCAACCTCAGCTGTGCCGTTCAGGATGCCAGGCACTACCTCTTTCTCCATTGCCTCCACAGCTGCCTTTACTTCCTCCTGTCCTGGAGCAAGTTGCGAATGAACCTCTTTGAAGGACAGGTCTTCGGTTGGGCTCTCAATCGGTGCCAGTTCGATGGAGGCAACGGCGCTCTCTGCTTGAGCTGAAGTTTCGCCCTCTACTTCAGCATCTCCACTGCGATTCTTCTTGATGGAGAAGGTGAGAGGAGAAACCTTGAAAGAGGAGTTCTTGGCACTTGGGTTCTTCTGGTGGTTCGGTGTCAGACTCTTCTTGATTTTCTCACGCTGTTCCTGGGACACGATCTTGGTGCTAATTTTGTTCATCTTCTTCTCGATGTTCTGTCTGGAGAACGCTTTCTTCAGACTGTCCACTTTCTTCAGGCTGGAACGCTTGATCTTCTCAGCTCGAGATTTTTCGATTCTGGTTTCACTTTCGAGATTGAGAGCAGCCAAAaaatcctcatcatcatcttctggTGCCTGCTCGTCATCCGAGGAGAGGGCGATGGTCTGGAGGCCTTCCTCTTGAGAACGATTGGCATCGATGACTGGGGCCTCCTCCTCTACTTCAGGTAACGGTGTTGGTTCCTTCACAAACACACTTGAGGGGATTTCATTTTCCTCctgtgcaaatataaaaacaacaaaaaaaatcgaaTGAATTATTCAGTTTACATGCAGCAATGTGTTTTATACCACATATGGATTCTCTCAGCATGCAGTTCTGCCAAGTTTGGTGTTCTGAATTATTGAATTGCACAAGGCAAATTATTTTAATAGGCAATGCTTTCCCCACTTCTAATGCCTCAGTCAGTTGCTGCCTACAAGATTTGTATTTGGTTGTCTAGACAACTGAGGTGTAAGAATGCTGATGATGCAAAAGGCAGTCATGTGTTTGTGGAAGATATGTTCAATAGTTTCTACATAACATCATCTTCTACTAATGCATTTCAGaaggccttaaagggatagttcacccaaaaatcaaaacATACTCACTATTTATATACTCACTCCCGCAAGTGGAAGGTTTGaaaacctttatgagattcttctgttgaacacaaaatagatgtattgaagaaatctgaaaacctgtaagattgacttccatagtaagaaaaactaatattatggaagtcaatagttagaggtttccaacattcttcaaattcttcttttgtgttcaacagaagaatgtcAAACAGATTTTAAGCAAGTAtaggataagtaaatgatgacagaattttcagttttgggtgaactatccctttaagagtaaGTGAATGCTTTACTATGAAGTCCATAGCTTTGCATGCCAAAAAGTGGCACTGCTAGAAATTCTGAGCCCTAGGTACAGACTTTAACTATAGCTCTTTAAGTAAAAAAATCCCATTTCTGGCTTCTTTGTGGATCCCCAAAGCTCAAAGCTCTATTCACATATATGTTCCCACTCACTTATGATGTGCATGCAATTTAagtacttaaaataaatatataaaacaagatCACTGTCTCTAGTACTCTAAATCTTCTCTTGAAGCCCCCTTGAACCGGAAGCTGctatcattatttattcattttttttcagcttagtccctttattaaccacgggtcgccacagtggaatgaaccgccaacttatccaacatatgttttacgcgtggatgccctttcagctgcaacccatcacttggaaacgcccatacactctcattcacacacatacactacggacaatttagcctacccaattcacctatagcgcatgtctttggattgtggaggaaacccacgccaacatgagaaaaacatgctccacacagaaatgcagactgAGGCATTTcctagccgagactcaaaccagctaccttcttgctgtggagcGATTGTGCTACACGCTCCGCAACCCTGATGCCTGTGATTGTTATTCTTTTCGTAATGTGACGTAGTTTCTAGAGAAAAggaattttaaatgagcaaacagtgggggtgttttttttttttacagctggcAGATTGGACATAGTAAAATAGTCATTTCATTCAGTAAGATTGGGAAAAGGGGTTAGgtagagttattacaacctaacagacacctcctgctcaccatttcgcCGTTTCAGCATTTTTATCataaaatattatggaagtcagtgtttttaaaagaaaggagaaactcaaataggttttgaacaagtgaagaatgagtaaattattaattaattaattattaattaattattttttggtgtgaactatctctttataaCCCATGTTCAGGCAATATTAAAATCACTCAAATAAAGAATTGGGAtcttcattaaaataaagtactttacaaacatatttaagacATTTGGATGGGCTTTTAACATTTAATAGAAGCTGCCAAAACTCATCGTTACTTTTTCATCAAAGTTTTAAGAATTTGTCTTTTAAAAGATGATtcagtcttaaaaatgtcttaatgtTATATAAAGCACTAAATGCAgggtatatacagttaaagtcagaatttttagacgcactgtatatattttcccccagtttctgtttaacgaaaccagattttttccacacattcttaaacataattgtttttataactaatttctaataactgatttcttttatcttttctacaatgacagcacataatattttactggatatttttcaagatgctagtattgagcttaaaatgcaatttaaatgcttaactatgtTGGTTAGGATAATTCATTGTATAGCAGTTTGTTcagtagtaaataaaaaaaatatcgctaaaggggctaataatattgccctaaaatggtaaaaaaaaaaaaaaaaaaaaaacttgtttccttctagacaaaataaattaaataggaaataaaactttcttcagaaaaaaaatataaggaaatatttggaaaaaatccTTTATCTGTttatcatcatttgggaaatatttgacaccaactgtatgtacatatatttttttttaaagacacaaGCGGACAGGAACATTTGGTGTAAAAACATTGTGTACCGTCTCCCTTTTCCTTTCTGGCCACAATCATAAAGACCAAAGAATAGCTAGACGATAGGGAAGGAAAGCCAAGCATGGCGCTACGCAACTCCTATCAGAGTTTCCACTGAGTTTTGGAAGACTGCCATGGagcagagaaaaagagagagaggcagttggagagagagagaaaactggGAAGTGTGGTATGGGGATTTGAGGGAGTAGGATGTTAGGAAGCATTTGGGGTGGAGTGCAGCTATAGGGACACCTGGACAAGTTTGTTTGCCCCCACCCACCCATCAGAATGTTCCATGGCATGTTAGAAATGCGCAGGAGAGCCTCAGAGCCTCTCTCTTAGCGATAAGTCTCTAAATTCTGATATGGATGAGGTCAGGTCATGCAGCCAACCGCCTAGTTAATCATTTTAACTGTTCTGTTTTCATAATGGAGGCACATACAAATGTACACATGAGTGCAAATGCCAGCGACTTTGGGTGTACATGTTCTTTAATGGGTCATTCACTCAGAACATACAGTATTCATTTTAGGGTGTTTTAACAGTTTTAGATTGGTTCATTAGTAAATATTAGCTTTAGTCCTGGGTTACTTTTATTGTTCACAATGTAATTTGTAAGATCAAACTTAAAAATACCAAACATATGCAGTAAGGAACATACCAAATGTGCTGAACAAAACTGAATAAAGGGCTAAAGTTGGCAGATGAAtttgttctgttgttttaaatacttttttataagCTTGTATTTTTAGGGTTCTGTCAAACAAGTGTGATGACCAAGGAATCCAGATTTGCTTAAATTGCTTTCCAGCTAATAATTTTAGTTtcctaaaactttattttaacgtTATTAGAATCTTCCATTCTCATTATATTAATGTTCTTAACACATTTTTCTATCAACGTTATAAGGATGTTCCAAAACAATCAACTTTTAGGAAACATTACAGAATTTTACACTAGTCTTAAAATAtagttgggtaagttactttaaaaagttatGGATTACAAATGACtgattactactggaaaattgtaatttctttacattactgttcacttaaaagtaacttcatgtaaaaagtaatcagattactttactttgaagtcatataaaatatacttataaaaatacaaaaataaactgcagctctttcagtgaTTTAATATTCAATGAAAACATTACAAttggttgatcacagcagcttgacatattcaaaatagagaagggtgcgtgacgtaTTTGAGGACGCACtatttctgggagattatcactcgtttgcgggcatccgggaggcTCTGTGCATTTGcgagagactcccggaacttctggGAGTCTtcggatgtctggaatgacctcccgccctactcataattctcataacatattacatatacataaaacactgtgatatagccgggctcatATCGTATtactttctcactacaattgatccACTCCAGAGTTAGTTTCAATCGAGCgggaccacctcattcaggcaatctcggaccgattgttttgCGAGCgcaattgctggattcacatatgccaaacgaaccgcgctaactgagcAGATGAGATGGGTTCCGAagcaaaagtctaggtgtgaaagcacccttaataaaATTAAACTTATGTCTGTATTTCTACTTGAAGAAGCAACCACTCTTGACAGCAACAATTTCAGCTCATGTTCTCCAGCAATGTAAAAACGCATGCTTGTTAACTGACGGTGCAGcagaaaacgtgatttaaaagaagcattttttcttCCAAAGACTAACTTTGAAACGCAAGTAACGCAAATCCTTTGACTTtattaactgtaatcaaattacacaaattgaaaatgtaattcgttacattactgCGTTCCCCAAAactgtaattagaatacagttaCTGTGGAACACGTTACACCAAACTCTGATAGTCACCAATATCCAGTGTACCACAATTTATCAAGTCTGGCCATAACTTTTTATATTCAATTACTTCATTTCATtcactttcatttcatttcatttcattcagaGTTTTCTAATTCAAATCCAAGAGCGTGACTGATTATTCCTTGGCTAAACGAAAGCTGGTCAAACTAGTTTGTAGGAGTCTTAACATGTTGGCTATGTTTTTTGCTACTGGCCCCCGACCTAAATGTATTATTAGCTTTTTGGTGCAGCCCAAACAAACCACAGGCAATTGCACCAGAGTCTTCTTAAACCAAATATGCCATATGGGAACACACccttagtttttttaaatgttattttaaatagtcAGCAAgcatactatttttttctttacgTACTTGGCGGTTTTATTTCTCAATAGAAACTGCATTACAAGTTGGCACGGTTTTAAACACTTTAGGTCTCATTTTATTCCACAAAATTCCAAATTACAAAAACAGAATTGAGATATATCCTGTGAAGTGTACATCTAGGTTGCCTTCAAGAATCGAAGAAATGATGGAGATGTAATAGACAGAATACTACGCAGACAATAAGTTTGAACATGCTTTGTGATGCCTTTGAGGGCTTTAACGTTCACATCTGCTCTTATAACATGATAGAAAGTTGTTCCTCTCTGAAGCTCCTGTTGTAACTCTCGGAATGCGAGTTTGGCCTGTCAAAGCTTTGACCTAACCAGAAGAAAACTAACAAAAAAGGATGCATAATGACTGACGCTGATCCCTGTGGATATATACGCAATGCGCTAAATCAGGGGTGAAATACCGCTTTTGGGATTTAGTAGATCTGTCCACCCACAAAAGAGCTTTACTTTGGAAGTCAGATATGGATCAAAGGTATTGGTATGATATTGCTGGCACGGTTTGGGAATGAATCTGGCCCACTCCCTGCAAACTTTAACACAGCAGTTTCCATGTTCCATCAGTCTCTGATTAGAGTTGCCACGGTGATTATTAAACTTGGATACATGGAGTGGAAACATTTGCTGTAGAAAACAGTGAGATGTAACATTGCCAATGatcttttatttgcatttaaggaTCATGAATACAAATTGCCGCATGTAGGTTTTGCATTGTTGCTCTCCATTTGCTTTGTTATAGAATTAGCcactttttgttattattgtgctGGGGTTGTTTTCAGTGAGCTGTATCTAGGTTTAGGTTAGCGTGTGTTTGAATTAAGCATCAAGAATTAGGTGATGAAATGGCAAATGTTTTGGAAATCAGTTGGAAAAGATGAACTGCAAAGAAAACTATCTGTTTATTTTAAGAATGTTtaaaagagaagcaaaaaaatcagCTGAACAAAATCAGCTTTATTAAAAGAACAGCTATACACACAGTCTAGTGTAACAGTGTTAATGTCTGTGATGTTTGGCACGACAAATATGCTTTTCAGCTCTAACAGATTATGATTTAGACAATAATGAAAGCAGTTCATTTATAGCACTGAGTTGAAATTGTAACCATAgcacaaagaaataaatacaaattctTCTCCTAGGTTTTATTAGTAATACTTTTAGTAAACATGAACTGGGAGCTTTTAGTTAGATTAACAAACTTGAAAACATTATATTACACTGAAGCAAAAGACTGTTTTAGTACAATTTAAATGGTTGCATTGTTAATTTATGTAACTAATACAAGTTTTATCTATGTAATTTAAGTTTACAAAAATAtgcctaaacaaaaaaaaaagtgataaataAGCTTAGGGTTGGGTACAGAAACTCAGTGCCATATTGGTACCTATGCAACCAGTATGCACAGGACCAAATAAGCATATGAATTCCGGTGCCTAATTTCGATGTCACTGGTGCTGTGACAAGGATGTAAAAAGTATCaaggggtacatcaaaggcacaAATCGGTATACCTTGTGTCACACCCTCTCTATAAACATTTACTCTAAACTAGGGTTGGGtcaatagacgatgccatcgtccatcggcGATGGCCGACAGACaccacaatgctgagccggcatcacgaTCCTCCGCTCTGCCCCCGTTGCAAACccgctcgtgaaaaatacacaccCAGGCCCTGATACACTAATAggtcttagtttttaaatgtcattttagaacgaaaacgatccacatctACTCTGGCgtttagcatttctgagcagccctccttccacactaccgctaaaaacacacatcacgtgaccacacacacatacacacacaggcacagacacagacgcacacacactgtcatgcgctcgagacagcgggtctaGGCAGTCAGCGGtacagtagactgcttcaatctttcacttttacacttgtacttagtaattttagcgaacatctcagatactgttggctggttcctgttggttgtgcaccttttttaccaaccaagtttgtcgacgactttataacgacacagatcactcttcCTATTtatgcctattcacgagtcctgcagaaaaagtgattgacaggtggtaatttgtgtgtaacttatctttattcattcatttatgatttGTTCATGGGTcaaacaaagaccatgtgggtcagatAGTTAAAACAGTATGCTACAAATAATTATTTCGTTATGAATgaattcattattcattattaacacgtcatgtcaaacttaatgaacaCAATGTGTGTATGGAATATCCTTCAGCGAAATGCTGTAAAAGGTTCAACATAACATGGTAATAGTTAGATTAAGGTTTTTACATATCTTTACTGAACTTAAATAATGCCACCGAAAAAgcaataatttatttgatttctATTTAGTTCTATTATGGCTGAAGTCGGactaaggtgatcaaaaatcgctaTTTATGTGGTATTGTCTTACTTGTATGAAAATATttgtattggtgtccatgtaaacatactcagtgaTGATTCAAGCGCTAACTCTAGAAGTAGtgcagtgattttttttaatcaccgCCTTTCCaaaggttagtagtaagctattgcatgcaaatcttgcattcatGCTAGATTTCATGcttgatccaaaaaaaaaaaaaataaataaatttatgaaaATACTGTCACAAAGTAAACATTCTTTATTATAacatattaattttataattaaaatatatatttcgtAGGGTAATTTTTGCTGATTTTACACTCAAAataatttttgctgtttgttcaagctacttatttaaaataagctgaaacaaaacaattctggagatttttttttgggggggggacttaattgttttgtttcatttacttAAATTAGTTACGTTAACTTaaggatttgtgttgggacaatggGAATGAATAGTGTGAAATCCTGCATTTTTTATCGTGTATAGTGCAATTTACTCAACTTTAAGAAGTCGCTGCTGTTTGTTGAGTTTGTGCATTGTTTGGATGTCTCTGACATTTGCTCTCAGCTTACGTTGGTTTGCATTTGCATGTTTTCAAACGCCTTCCTCAAGACACTAGATGGCAATCCATAGCACGAATAGCTCATTTGAAATGCTTGAAGGAAAAGTTGCTGAACCACTTGACTAGCTTGTGTGACAAGAAGACCATCTATCAACACTCATTAAATCACTCTTAAGTTTTAACTGTATAGCAATGCTAGTAACTCACAAATCCCAAGTACACTGGAAATTCAAGAAAAAACAAGTGGAGTGATGACAttttgatatgtgtgtgtgtgtgtgtgtgacagcaacttgcgtaattgtgttgtttttagtgAACCGTTTCTTTCGACTTGACCAAGTTAACCAGGTTGAGGCTTGCCCCCGGAACCAGTGTATTTTAAATCACTTTAGATGCTGATGGCAAAAACAGAATGTAACATACGCCCTAGGATTTATCCATTAGATACAATAGAGCAGATACAAACAGGTTAAAGAATGCCTCTTCAAGCCTCCAGAGACACAAGTTCCTGTCGTTTACTCAGCGGGGAAGCGAACGGTTCATTCCACGCATTTCTGCCTTTTAGGTATGAGATCTGGAAGTGACTGGTAAATGACTACAACCTTTGAATTTTGGACTGTTTTTGTCACTGGAGAGAATGATTACCTCATGCTGAGCAGCATGCCAAGCAATATTCTAGCTTTGATTCATTTGCGTACAAAACCGGTCTCTCGTGCCTCAGGCGATGAAGGAGCTCATGATAGCCGAGTTGATATATGTTTTCTAATATATTCACAAGACCTCACAAGGGGTAGATGCAGATTTTGTGTTCAAAAATTCAAGGTTAATAAAGGAATTCATTTTTATAGAGTGTGTTTTACTAAGTATTGTGAGTCACTGATTTCATACAATGCTTGCTTTGTACCAGCTCTCTTTGTAGGAGAAGAATAGACTGGCTTTTTTGATGTTTATTTGACCAGATGTGGACCTAATAGACACAAAAGCGTGCATTACTTTTAGTCTTATAAAGTTTCTCATAGTCTAGTAGTTGTTGATGCTATTCACAGATCAATCAAAATCACTGTTATATTGTAAGGAAAAAGAGGCAAAATAACATACTGGTCTTTCTCctcaatacaatatatttttgccAAATTTATGATTAATGCTTGAAAGTGCTGTTCTcttaagtatattattattattgtttatttattcatttatttttcagaagAAAGCCATACTATATCTTTTTgctaaaactaaatctttaagCCGATTATGCCGCAATTTTAGTGTTTCATCAAGACAAATAGGCCCTGAAAGAAATTTAGTTCAAAGTTAAAAAATTCATACATTGTTTTTTTGGATAATACATTTTCTTGACACCTAGGTAAAACAGAAactattttatttgctttaaaagtgaaattttaaaaaatacgATTCTTTTGTGGTCAGTAATTAATGATTTGATGATTAAGTCAAAAGATTTTGTAAATTATTTGGGATTTTTAATAGATAATAAATTATCAGGAGATGTTATGGCAAGAGGTTTTTTATGAAGATATGTGGAAAAAGTAGGTTCTTAGCAAGACAAGCTGATCTGTTGGATCTtcattctttaaaattattattataaggcacaaaataaataagtaaaaaacttAAACATTTGCAAcaacaagagtttttttttaagaattgaaAGGTATGTTAACTTTTAGTAAAACAGTGAGTTGTTTTTAAACTGGGAATGATacctaaaatgtttaataaagtggTTCCTAGTTATTTggtgaactaaataaaaaattatttgatttatagGCCTGCAGGCTTTAATGTGgtttaaattagtttgtaaacaaatacaaattaccTCACATTTATATTCACAAACCCTAAAATTTATTTTCTAATCGAATGTTTACAAATAAATAGCTTGGATTGAAGTGGATTGCTTCACTTGTTAGTGAAAAGCATCACTGAAAATCGTTTGTACTATAAAGAAGCTAAAATGCAAGTTTTAAGATGTGGATGGTTCATATATAAATGCCACATTTTagtttttgtattaaataaaattttacaaaagGCAGTTAATATATGTAGAATTCATATTAAGTGTCTACTGTAAGGTTTCAAATGattctttttaaacaataagtgaAATAATGCTAAATGTTTATTAAGCATTATGAATTATCAGTAAAAATTAAACATCATACCTATTGTGGCATgaa is drawn from Danio rerio strain Tuebingen ecotype United States chromosome 6, GRCz12tu, whole genome shotgun sequence and contains these coding sequences:
- the cavin2b gene encoding caveolae-associated protein 2b, coding for MGEDAVQAERSSMVSTHENQELVVPSPSPTQSSPTHSLSQLGTGATNASAGEPSSPGPLAGGTTGTLPRDGASPTGQVNAITVLTLLDKLVNMLDTVQENQHKMEVRQVEIEGAVRGIQNDMTKLSKSHTSTSNTVSKLLEKSRKVSVHMKEVKDKMDRQAVQVKKLEANHAHLIKRNNFKVLIFQEENEIPSSVFVKEPTPLPEVEEEAPVIDANRSQEEGLQTIALSSDDEQAPEDDDEDFLAALNLESETRIEKSRAEKIKRSSLKKVDSLKKAFSRQNIEKKMNKISTKIVSQEQREKIKKSLTPNHQKNPSAKNSSFKVSPLTFSIKKNRSGDAEVEGETSAQAESAVASIELAPIESPTEDLSFKEVHSQLAPGQEEVKAAVEAMEKEVVPGILNGTAEVELSITEDVSEEYALSATLPQDTSKIEVCHNALQEEDKEEEEKENIQIEGSSLAEAAGQAEGVAVGQAS